One genomic region from Cyanobium usitatum str. Tous encodes:
- the hemH gene encoding ferrochelatase: MAKVGVLLLNLGGPERIQDVGPFLYNLFSDPEIIRLPNPALQKPLAWLISTLRAGKSQEAYRSIGGGSPLRRITEQQARELQSELRTRGIEATSYVAMRYWHPFTESAVADIKADGVEEVVVLPLYPHFSISTSGSSFRELQRLRQADSGFSRLPIRCIRSYYDDPGYVGAMAGLIAREIQACPEPSKAHVFFSAHGVPKSYVEEAGDPYQKEIQACAQLIMERLGHDLGFANPFTLAYQSRVGPVEWLRPYTDDALQDLGAAGIKDLVVVPISFVSEHIETLEEIDIEYREIATEAGIINFRRVPALDTTPAFIKGLADLVQQAMAGPEVNLDQAAELPSKVKLYPQDKWAWGWNNSSEVWNGRLAMVGFSAFLVELLSGKGPLHALGLL, from the coding sequence ATGGCCAAAGTTGGCGTGCTGCTGCTGAACCTCGGTGGACCCGAGCGTATCCAGGACGTTGGGCCGTTTCTTTACAACCTGTTTTCCGATCCGGAAATCATTCGGTTGCCCAATCCAGCCCTTCAAAAACCGTTGGCCTGGTTGATTAGTACCCTGCGAGCTGGCAAGTCCCAGGAGGCGTACCGCTCCATCGGTGGTGGTTCACCACTGCGGCGTATTACCGAGCAACAGGCCCGCGAACTCCAGAGCGAACTGCGCACTCGCGGCATCGAAGCCACCAGCTACGTGGCGATGCGCTACTGGCATCCCTTCACCGAGTCGGCTGTGGCCGACATCAAGGCCGACGGGGTTGAGGAGGTGGTGGTACTGCCCCTTTACCCCCACTTCTCGATCAGCACCAGCGGTTCGAGTTTCCGCGAGCTGCAGCGGTTGCGCCAGGCCGACAGTGGCTTTTCGCGGCTGCCGATCCGCTGCATTCGCAGCTACTACGACGACCCCGGCTACGTGGGTGCCATGGCCGGCCTGATTGCCCGCGAAATCCAGGCTTGCCCCGAGCCCTCAAAAGCCCATGTGTTTTTTAGTGCCCACGGGGTGCCTAAGAGCTACGTGGAGGAGGCGGGCGATCCCTACCAAAAAGAGATCCAAGCCTGCGCCCAGCTGATCATGGAGCGACTTGGTCATGATCTGGGCTTCGCCAATCCCTTCACGCTGGCCTACCAGAGCCGGGTAGGTCCGGTGGAGTGGCTTAGGCCTTACACAGACGATGCCCTGCAGGATCTCGGCGCCGCTGGCATCAAGGATTTGGTGGTGGTGCCGATCAGTTTCGTCAGCGAGCACATTGAGACCCTTGAAGAGATCGATATCGAATACCGGGAGATAGCGACCGAGGCAGGCATCATCAATTTCCGGCGCGTACCAGCCCTAGACACCACCCCGGCCTTCATCAAAGGCTTGGCCGATCTCGTGCAGCAGGCCATGGCCGGGCCCGAGGTGAACCTCGACCAGGCCGCCGAATTGCCCAGCAAGGTGAAGCTCTATCCCCAGGACAAATGGGCCTGGGGCTGGAACAACAGCTCTGAAGTTTGGAATGGGCGCTTGGCGATGGTGGGATTTTCCGCTTTCTTGGTGGAACTACTCAGTGGCAAGGGACCCCTGCATGCGCTGGGCCTGCTCTG
- a CDS encoding site-specific integrase: MAKAAVELDLAGAGASSADATEALSNLQIGLAQANQALAQAGVSLRIELRGQRLGLRGPLPCRRGSGRHPVQRISLGLPADSAGLELARERLKEVLRQLQQGRFAWSAWGVQQAQPPSPSHSPAWLPAANQPAAGDLLGLAAFEAAFFADPRRRRNPAGSRTTWSSAYLPYLRRLAAVAAERDLPLCLPLLEMALESYAASSRSRQQCGTALAALARHFELDLPDNWSERAAGYGLHAAQFRRLPGDPQILLWAEQIPNPAWRLAYGLMATYGLRNHEVFFCDLSALAPGGDRVIRVLPTSKTGEHQVWPFQPDWVEHFGLEQLGGSQPPLPAVATDLRHTTLQQVGRRVAEQFRRYELPITPYDLRHAWAVRTIHIGLPDTVAARMMGHSVAIHTRTYHHWITRRDQQQAVDAALARHRQSGGTALLTP; this comes from the coding sequence ATGGCAAAAGCAGCGGTGGAGCTGGATCTGGCTGGGGCAGGTGCCAGCTCAGCAGATGCCACTGAAGCCTTGTCCAACTTGCAGATCGGCCTCGCCCAGGCAAACCAGGCCCTAGCCCAGGCCGGTGTCTCCTTGCGCATAGAGCTGCGCGGCCAAAGGTTGGGCCTGCGCGGGCCCCTTCCCTGTCGCCGGGGCTCGGGCCGCCACCCGGTGCAGCGCATCAGTCTCGGGCTGCCTGCCGATTCTGCTGGTCTTGAGCTGGCTAGGGAGCGGCTTAAAGAGGTGTTGCGTCAGCTGCAGCAAGGGCGCTTCGCTTGGAGTGCCTGGGGGGTTCAACAAGCTCAGCCACCTTCACCTTCACATTCACCTGCATGGTTGCCGGCAGCTAATCAGCCCGCCGCGGGGGATTTGCTGGGGCTGGCAGCTTTTGAAGCAGCGTTTTTTGCCGATCCCCGCCGCCGGCGCAACCCTGCCGGTTCTCGCACCACCTGGAGCAGCGCCTACCTGCCCTACCTGCGGCGCCTGGCGGCCGTTGCGGCCGAGCGCGACCTGCCCTTGTGCCTGCCCCTACTCGAGATGGCGCTAGAGAGCTACGCCGCCAGCAGTCGCAGCCGCCAGCAGTGCGGTACGGCCCTGGCCGCCCTGGCTCGCCACTTTGAGCTCGACCTGCCCGATAACTGGAGTGAGAGGGCTGCTGGTTATGGCCTACATGCGGCCCAGTTCCGACGGCTTCCGGGTGATCCTCAGATTTTGTTGTGGGCCGAGCAGATCCCCAATCCGGCCTGGCGCTTGGCCTACGGCTTGATGGCCACCTACGGCTTGCGCAATCACGAGGTGTTCTTCTGCGATCTTTCGGCCCTTGCCCCTGGTGGTGACCGGGTGATTCGGGTGCTGCCCACCTCCAAAACCGGTGAACATCAGGTGTGGCCGTTCCAGCCCGATTGGGTGGAGCATTTCGGCTTGGAGCAGCTGGGGGGCTCCCAGCCGCCCCTGCCAGCGGTGGCAACCGACCTGCGCCACACGACCCTGCAGCAGGTGGGCCGCCGGGTGGCTGAGCAGTTTCGCCGCTACGAGTTGCCGATCACCCCCTACGACCTGCGCCATGCCTGGGCGGTGCGAACCATTCATATCGGCCTGCCAGACACGGTTGCGGCCCGGATGATGGGCCACTCGGTGGCTATTCATACCCGCACTTATCACCACTGGATCACCCGGCGCGACCAGCAGCAGGCGGTGGATGCGGCCCTGGCCCGTCACCGCCAGAGTGGCGGCACCGCTTTGCTAACTCCGTGA
- a CDS encoding NAD(P)/FAD-dependent oxidoreductase: protein MTSSPAGVADVVVVGAGAAGSAAAFHLAAGGLEVLLLERASFPRSKPCGGGMAASMQGLFPFDLSPAVDSVIDQVRFTWCLGDPVTAVLPGDSPFWIVRRSVLDAYLVEQAQASGATFLTGVAVESLQRAGDCWQLQARAPEGKPLQLQARAVVIADGSGSLLAARHGLGPSQPRYAETVSVEVDCEVSDPSTARFEFGLVRHGFCWTFPRKGGYSIGVGTFIGRDPANAEAVLSQLLPSLGLTPQAGVRQPGRLRIWDGHHPLHGQGANAGLVVVGDAASLCDPFLAEGLRPALISGCRAAEALIPWLAGDSQALVGYTNRMRAEWGASMAWGKRIAQVFYRVPRVGYQLGIKRPTAPQRIAQILSGEMGYGDIAQRVIRRLLFQRN from the coding sequence GTGACCAGCTCGCCGGCTGGCGTGGCTGATGTGGTGGTGGTCGGCGCTGGTGCAGCCGGCTCTGCTGCTGCCTTCCACCTAGCCGCTGGCGGTTTAGAGGTGCTACTGCTGGAGCGAGCCAGCTTCCCCCGATCCAAGCCTTGCGGTGGTGGCATGGCGGCCTCGATGCAGGGGCTGTTTCCCTTCGATCTAAGCCCTGCCGTTGATTCGGTGATTGACCAGGTGCGCTTCACCTGGTGCCTGGGCGACCCGGTTACGGCGGTTCTGCCCGGTGATTCCCCTTTCTGGATCGTGCGCCGCTCCGTGCTCGATGCCTATTTGGTGGAGCAGGCCCAGGCCTCTGGAGCCACTTTCCTGACTGGGGTGGCCGTGGAGAGCCTGCAGCGCGCAGGCGATTGCTGGCAGCTTCAGGCCCGCGCTCCGGAGGGGAAACCGCTGCAGCTACAGGCCCGGGCCGTGGTCATCGCCGATGGCTCAGGCTCCCTTTTGGCGGCCCGTCATGGCCTTGGTCCAAGCCAGCCCCGCTACGCCGAAACGGTGTCGGTGGAGGTGGATTGCGAGGTGAGCGACCCGAGCACGGCCCGCTTTGAATTTGGTCTGGTGCGCCACGGTTTTTGCTGGACCTTCCCTCGCAAGGGCGGCTACAGCATTGGCGTGGGCACCTTCATTGGCCGAGACCCCGCCAATGCCGAGGCGGTGCTCAGCCAGCTGCTGCCCAGCCTCGGCCTGACGCCGCAGGCCGGCGTTCGCCAGCCTGGCCGCCTGCGCATCTGGGATGGCCACCACCCCTTGCATGGCCAGGGTGCCAATGCCGGCTTGGTGGTGGTGGGCGATGCCGCCTCCCTCTGCGACCCCTTCCTGGCCGAGGGGCTACGGCCTGCCCTGATCAGCGGCTGCCGGGCCGCCGAAGCGCTGATTCCCTGGCTGGCCGGTGATAGTCAAGCCCTGGTGGGCTACACCAATCGCATGCGGGCTGAATGGGGCGCCTCGATGGCCTGGGGCAAGCGCATCGCCCAGGTGTTCTACCGGGTGCCGCGGGTTGGCTACCAACTCGGCATAAAGCGGCCAACGGCTCCCCAGCGCATAGCCCAGATCCTTTCCGGCGAGATGGGCTATGGCGATATCGCCCAGCGTGTGATCCGGCGACTGCTGTTTCAGCGCAATTGA
- a CDS encoding Crp/Fnr family transcriptional regulator, with product MNALDTMRALASNGEVVQLEPGELIFSSGEAGDCMFGLLEGSVELSWNGDQGHEQINAGDVFGAGALVTSDHRRYGNAKALTACKVLVMNREKFLFAVQESPMFAIELLGSIDQRLRQLKDCTKI from the coding sequence GTGAACGCCCTCGACACCATGCGCGCCTTGGCCAGCAATGGTGAGGTGGTCCAGCTTGAGCCTGGAGAGCTGATTTTCAGCTCTGGCGAGGCTGGTGACTGCATGTTTGGCCTACTTGAAGGATCGGTCGAACTGAGCTGGAACGGCGACCAAGGCCACGAACAGATCAACGCCGGCGATGTTTTCGGGGCAGGGGCCCTGGTGACCAGTGATCACCGCCGCTACGGCAATGCCAAGGCCCTAACCGCCTGCAAGGTGCTGGTGATGAACCGGGAAAAATTCCTGTTTGCCGTGCAGGAATCGCCGATGTTTGCGATTGAGCTGCTGGGATCAATCGACCAGCGGCTGCGCCAACTCAAGGACTGCACCAAGATCTGA
- the pyrH gene encoding UMP kinase has translation MGFKRVLLKLSGEALMGEQGYGIDPEIVQSIASDVAACVAGGTQLAIVVGGGNIFRGLKGSAAGMDRATADYVGMLATVMNAITLQDGLERAGVPTRVQSAISMQEVAEPYIRRKAIRHMEKGRVVIFAAGTGNPFFTTDTTAALRAAEIGADVVFKATKVDGVYNKDPNKHADAVRFESLSFLEVLSSELEVMDGTAIALCKDNSIPIVVFDLFGPGNIGRAVAGDPIGTRIHP, from the coding sequence ATGGGCTTCAAGCGCGTTCTCCTCAAGCTCAGCGGCGAAGCGCTGATGGGTGAGCAGGGCTATGGCATCGATCCTGAAATCGTGCAGTCGATTGCTTCCGATGTGGCTGCCTGCGTTGCCGGTGGCACCCAACTGGCGATCGTGGTGGGCGGCGGCAACATCTTCCGCGGCCTGAAGGGATCGGCCGCTGGCATGGATCGGGCCACCGCCGACTACGTCGGCATGCTGGCCACGGTGATGAATGCCATCACCCTTCAGGACGGCCTGGAGCGGGCCGGTGTGCCCACCCGGGTGCAGAGCGCCATCTCGATGCAGGAGGTGGCCGAGCCTTATATCCGCCGTAAGGCGATCCGCCACATGGAAAAGGGCCGGGTGGTGATCTTTGCTGCCGGCACCGGCAATCCTTTTTTCACCACCGACACCACCGCTGCCCTACGGGCTGCTGAAATCGGCGCCGATGTGGTGTTCAAGGCCACCAAAGTGGATGGTGTCTACAACAAGGATCCCAATAAGCACGCCGATGCGGTGCGCTTCGAGAGTCTCTCCTTCCTGGAGGTGCTCAGCTCCGAGCTGGAGGTGATGGACGGCACCGCCATTGCCCTCTGCAAGGACAACTCCATTCCAATCGTGGTTTTTGACCTGTTCGGCCCCGGCAATATCGGCCGCGCCGTGGCCGGAGACCCGATTGGTACCCGTATTCACCCCTGA
- the frr gene encoding ribosome recycling factor, with amino-acid sequence MDLEASMRKSLESTQRTFNTIRTGRANPSLLDKISVEYYGSETPLKSLATISTPDSQTIQIQPFDGGSMGLIEKAISMSDLGLTCNNDGKVIRINIPPLTEERRKDFCKLAAKYAEEGKVALRNVRRDAIDRVKKQEKDGDLSEDQSRDEQEKVQKLTDKFIAELEKLLVTKEADILKV; translated from the coding sequence ATGGATTTGGAAGCCAGCATGCGCAAGTCGTTGGAATCGACCCAACGCACCTTCAACACCATCCGTACCGGTCGAGCTAACCCCTCCCTGCTCGACAAGATTTCCGTGGAGTACTACGGCTCCGAAACGCCACTGAAATCCCTCGCCACCATCTCCACCCCCGATTCCCAGACGATTCAGATCCAGCCCTTTGATGGCGGTTCGATGGGCCTGATCGAAAAGGCCATCTCCATGAGTGACCTCGGTCTCACCTGCAACAACGACGGCAAGGTGATCAGGATCAACATCCCACCCCTCACCGAAGAGCGGCGTAAGGATTTCTGCAAGCTGGCTGCCAAATATGCCGAGGAGGGCAAGGTTGCCCTGCGCAACGTGCGCCGTGACGCCATCGACAGGGTTAAAAAGCAGGAAAAAGACGGCGATCTCTCCGAAGATCAGAGCCGTGACGAGCAGGAGAAGGTGCAGAAGCTCACCGATAAATTCATCGCTGAGCTTGAGAAGCTTCTGGTTACTAAGGAAGCTGACATCCTCAAGGTGTGA
- the cobO gene encoding cob(I)yrinic acid a,c-diamide adenosyltransferase, with product MNQHPSDQASSLDAAAAELGPGGDLAPEADQDGYRRRMARRKEVQQQRVGERNLEKGLVLVFTGDGKGKTTAALGLALRTLGHGDQVAVVQFIKGGWQPGEAKALELFGEALHWHALGEGFTWETQDRERDRQLVQQAWEQSLVYLADASRKLVVLDEVNVALKLGYLGIEQVLAGLDLRPELTHVALTGRGAPPQLLERADLVTEMKLVRHPFREQGVKAQRGIEF from the coding sequence GTGAATCAGCACCCCAGCGATCAAGCCTCAAGCCTTGATGCGGCCGCGGCGGAGCTGGGTCCCGGCGGTGATCTGGCGCCAGAAGCTGATCAGGACGGCTATCGCCGCCGCATGGCCCGTCGCAAGGAGGTGCAGCAGCAGCGGGTGGGTGAGCGCAACTTGGAAAAGGGCCTGGTGCTGGTATTCACCGGCGATGGCAAGGGCAAAACCACGGCGGCCCTTGGCCTGGCGCTGCGCACCCTGGGCCATGGCGACCAGGTGGCGGTGGTGCAGTTCATCAAGGGGGGCTGGCAGCCCGGGGAGGCAAAAGCCCTGGAGCTGTTTGGCGAGGCGCTGCACTGGCACGCCCTGGGCGAAGGCTTCACCTGGGAAACCCAAGACCGCGAACGCGATCGTCAGCTGGTGCAGCAGGCCTGGGAGCAGTCGTTGGTCTACCTCGCCGATGCCAGTCGCAAGCTGGTGGTGCTCGACGAGGTAAACGTGGCCCTCAAGCTGGGTTACCTGGGGATTGAACAGGTGCTTGCCGGACTGGACCTGCGGCCGGAGCTCACCCACGTGGCCCTAACGGGCCGGGGCGCGCCTCCGCAGCTGCTGGAGCGGGCCGACCTGGTGACCGAAATGAAGCTGGTGCGCCACCCCTTCAGGGAGCAGGGGGTGAAGGCTCAACGGGGGATTGAGTTCTGA